The genomic stretch CCGACACCCAGCGCTGGCGCGCGAGCCTCACGGACCTCGCCCCCGCCGTGGCCGCGCTGCTGGAGGATGCGGCCCCCGATGCGACGGGCGGCGGCAGCAACAACTGGGCGGTTTCGGCCGCGCGCAGCACGACGGGGCGGCCCGTGCTGGCGGGTGATCCACATCGCGTCTTCGAATTGCCGAACATGTATGCGCAAGGCCATCTGGCCTGCCCGGAATTCGATGTGATCGGGCTGACGGTGCCAGGCGTGCCGGGCTTCCCGCATTTCGCGCATAATGGCCGCGTGGCCTGGTGCGTCACCCACGGCTTCGCCGATATCCACGACGTCTATGTCGAGCGCTTCGATGCCGATGCCACGCATGCCCTGTTCCAGGATGCCTGGGAGCCGGTGCGCCGCCGGATGGAGAGCATCGCCGTGCGGGGCGAAGCCGCGCGCGAGGTGGAGGTGATCGAGACGCGCCACGGCCCCGTGATCGCGGGTGACGCGGCGCGCGGCCATGCGCTCACGCTCAAATCCGTGCAATTCGCCGAGACCGATCTCTCCTTTGATTGCCTGCCGCGCATGCTGCGCGCCGACACCGCCGAGGGCCTGTTCGAGGCCACGCGCGGCTGGGGCCTGATTGATCACAACCTGGTGGCCGCCGATACGACGCAGCGCATCGGCTGGCTGTTGCGCGCGCGCGTGCCGAAGCGGGGCCGCGAAAATGGCTGGCTGCCCATGCCCGGCTGGACCGGCCAGCATGAATGGCAGGGCTGGATCGCGCATGAGGACATGCCGGTGCTGTATGATCCCCCGGGTGGGGCCATCGTCACCGCGAATAACCGCATCGTGGCCGAGGATCACCCCGATTACCTGCTGACGGATTGCCACCCGCCCTATCGCGCCCGCCGCGTCATGGCGCTGCTGGAGCAGGCCGCGATGCGCAGCCCCGAAGGTGCGGCCGCCATCCATGGCGATGTGCAATCCCAGCCCGCCGGGGATTTCGTCGCGCGCCTGGCGGTGCTGCATTGCGAGGGCGCGGCCGAGGCGCTGCGCGCGGAAATCGCCGCCTGGGATGCGCGGATGCTGGCGGCTTCGGTCACCGCCGCGCGCTATATCGCCTTCCGCCTCGCGCTGACGCGGCGCTTCGCGGCGGTGAGTGGCTTGGGCGCGCTGGCGGGCCATCCCTATCTGGCGCCGGCCCCCGGCGTTGCGCCGCTGACGCAGCTCTGGTGGGCGCTGCCCGCCCTGCTGCGCCAGGATGATGCGAGCCTGCTGCGCGGCGGCAGCTGGGATGCGCTGTTGCGGGATGCGCTGGCGGAAGTCGCCGCCGACCTGCCGACGCAGCCCTGGGGCGAGGTGCATCGCCCACGCTTCACCCATCCGCTCTCCGCGCAATTCCCCGAGGCCGCCAGCGTGCTGGACCCGCCCGCCCTGGCACTGGGCGGCGATGGCGATACGGTGATGGCCAATGGGCTGATCGCCCCGCTGGGCCCGCGCGCGCAATATGGCGCGCTCTCGCGCTATGCCTTCGATGTGGGGGCCTGGGAGAACAGCCTGTGGTCCGTCTTTCTGGGCACCTCCGGCCATCCCGCCAGCCCGCATTACAGCGACCAGCATGCGACATGGGCCGCCGCGCAGATGACGCCGATGCGCTACGCCTGGGAGGGGATCGTGGCCGCGCGCAGCCAGCTTCTCCGACCGGGCGCTGGGGGTTAGGCTCGGCGCATGACCTATTCGCTGACCGCGCGCTGCGCCGTGACGGGGGCCTTCGGGACCATCGTCACCTCCTCCTCCATCGCTACGGCCGCGCGCTGCGCCTGGGCCGGGCCGCTGGGGGCTGTTGCCACGCAGAACCTCTCGGACCCGGCACTTGGGCCGCAGGGGTTGACGCTGCTGCGCCAGGGGCTGGGGGCGCAGGCGGTGCTGGAGACGCTGCTGAAATCCACCCGCGGGGTGGAGCACCGGCAGGTGGCGGTGGTGGACCGCATGGGCGGCATCGCCTGGTTTTCCGGCGCCAAGGCCATGCCGGAACATGCCGTGGCGGTGGGGCGCGATTGTGTCTCGATGGGCAATCTCCTCGACAATACCAGCGTGCCGGCGGCGATGGTGGAAGCCTTCACCGCCAGCGAGGGGGCACCGCTGGCCGAACGGCTGATGCAAGCCCTCGAAGCCGGGCTGGAAGCGGGCGGCGAGTTCGATGATGAGCGCGGCGGCGGCATGCTGGTGGCGGACCGCTATGACTGGCCCGTGGTGGATTTGCGCGTGGATTGGCATGAGGAGCCGGTGGCGGAATTGCGCCGGCTCTGGACGCGCTACGCGCCGCAGCAGGCGGCCTATGTGGCGCGCGCGCTGGATGCGGAGTCTGCGCCCGGGTTTTGATAGAGGAGCTTTGCCCCCCCCCTCAGCTTCAAGCACCCCCGACAAATGGTGGCGCAGAAGGCCCGCCTCCTGCCGGGGAGCGCGAGGGGCAGCGCCCCTCGCTACGCGACAAACGCCACCGGCTGCGCCCCCGCGAACCCCATCCGCACCGGCGCCCCCACCGGCCAGCGGGAGGTCGCCGTCTGGCCCGGGACGCGCAGCAGCAGCCGCCCCGCCGCGCCGCATTCCACCAACAGCTCCGCACGGTCACCCAGAAAGGCGCGGCTGACGACGGTGCCCGCGAGGCCCGGGCCTTCCTCGATCGGCTGCACATGCTCGGGCCGGATATAGAGCGAGATGGCGGCGCCGGGCTGCGCTGCGCCCAGCGTTTCGGCTGGCACGGTGAAATGCAGCCCGGCTGCCTCCACCTCTGCGCTGCTGTCATCGCGGGCCAGCAGGCGGCCGGGCAGCACCGTCGCATCGCCGATGAAGCCGGCGACGAAGGGATGGGTGGGGCGGCTGTAGATCGCCTCGGGCGTGTCCAGTTGCAGGATGCGCCCTTCCGACATCACGGCCACGCGGTCCGACATGGACATGGCCTCGCTTTGGTCATGCGTGACGAAGATGGTGGTGACGCCCAGCCGATGCTGGATTTCCTTCAGCTCCAGCTGCATCTCGGCGCGCAGGTTGCGGTCCAGCGCGGAGAAGGGCTCATCCAGCAGCAGCAGGCGCGGATGGATCACCAGCGCGCGGGCGAGTGCCACGCGCTGCTGCTGCCCGCCGGAGAGCTGCTTCGGCCGCCGGTCCGCCAGGGCTGAGAGGCGCACCAGGCCCAAAGCCTCGGCCACGCGGGTGGCTTCCTCAGCTTTCGGAACGCCGCGGGCACGCAGCCCGTAGCCGACATTGCGGGCCACATCCATGTGCGGAAACAGCGCGTAGGATTGGAACACCATCCCCAGATCGCGCTCCCAGACGGGCAGGGTGGTGACGAGCTTGCCGCCGATGAAAATCTCGCCCGCATCGGCCTCCAGGAAGCCGGCGATGAGGTTGAGCAGCGTCGTCTTGCCGCAGCCGGAGGGGCCGAGCAGCGTGATGAACTCACCGTCCCGGACCTTCAGCCAGGCCTCATGCAGGGCGGTGACGGCGCCAAAGCGCTTGGTCACGCCATCCAGGCGGAGGGCTTCAGCTCCCCCTCTTTCAGTGCTTGGCATCTTCAGTCCCGAGAATGCGGCCAAGGCCGAGGAAGCGATTGGCGATGACAAGCAGGATGGTCGTCACCAGGATGTAGAGCGCCGAGATCGCCGCCATGGATGGGTCGGCGTATTCGCGCACGTAGTTGTACATCGCGACCGGCAGGGTTTGGGTGCGCTGGGATGTCACAAACAGCGATGCGGTGAATTCGTTGAAGGAGAGGATGGCGGCAAACAGCCAGCCACCGGCGAGGCCCGGCGCGAGGGCCGGCAGCGTCACCGTCCAGATGACGCGCCCAGGCTTCGCCCCCAGCGAAAGCGCAGCCAGTTCCAGCCGCGGATCAATGTTCTTCAGGGAGACATAAAGGCTGCGCAGCACGAAGGGCAGCACGAGGACGATATGCGCGAGGATCACCACTGGCCAGCCGCGCGACTGGCCGAGCTGTGCGGCCAGGATCAACGCACCCAGCCCGATGGTGAAATGCGGGATGGCGAGCGGAGCCAGCAGCAGCGCCTCCAGCGTGGCCTTGCCGCGGAAGCTGTAGCGATCCATCGCATAGGCGGCCATGCTGCCGATGATGACGGAAAGGGTTGAGGCGATGCATGCCACGAAGACAGAATGCGCGAAGCCGGTCTGGAAATCCTCGTAATTCAGCGCGCGCTCGAACCACCGCCAGGAGAAGCTTTGCGGCGGGAAGGCGATGATGGAACGCGCATCGAAGGCCGCCATGATCGCGACGGCGGCCGGCATCAGCACGAAGGCCAGCAGCACCAGAACCAGAAGCCGAAACCCCAGGATCACGTGAGGCCGACCTTGTGCAGCGGCCGCAGCAGGAGGCGGAAGCCGGCGAGCGCCAGGGCTGTCAGCACCAGTCCCGCCACCGAGAGCGCGGCGGCGAAGGGGAAGTTGAACGAGGAAAAGCCCAGCGCGTAAACCAGGTTGGAGACCATGTTCACCCGCCCGCCGCCGATCAGCTGTGGCGTGGCAAAGGCCGAAAAGGTCCAGGCGAAGCCCGTGGTCAGCCCCGCGATGATGCCGGGCATGGAAAGCGGCAGCGTAACCGTGGCGAAGACGCGGAAGGGTTTGGCCCCCAGGGCGGCGGCCGCGCGCTCCAAATCCCGGTCAATATGCGCGATGGCGGCGGCGAGCATGATCACCACCACCGGCAGCGTCACATGCACCAGCGCCACCACGACGCCGAGCCGCGTGAACAGCAGCGGAATGGGCGCATCAATGATGCCGAGTGCCATCAGAGAGCCATTCACGAAGCCGCGATTGCCCAGCACGATGATCCAGGCATAGGTGCGGATCACCTCGCCCAGGAACAGCGGTGTCACCGAGATGATGAGGATGGCGGATTTCACGTAAGGGTTGCGTGCGCGCACCAGGGCGAGCGCCAGCGGATAGCCTGCCAGCAGCGCCAGCACGGCGGTCAGGAAACACAGCTTCACCGTGTCGTAGAAGACGCCCGCATAGAGCGGCTTCATCATCTCGCGGAAGTTCTGGAGGGAGAAGCCGCCGGGCTGCAACTCGCCGGGGATGAAGGCCAGGAAGGCGTATTGCAGCACCGCCGCCATGGCCAGCAGGAAGCCCGCCGCAACCAGTGCGGCGGGGGTGATGAACAGCTTCAGGAAGGGGCGTTTCATCCGTGCATCGCGCGCAAGGGCAAAGGTGCCGGCCCGATAGGGGCTGAGGCGGCTTCACGCATGTGAAGACGCCTCAGCGCGCGATGATGTTTTCCTGGAACCAGCGGCGCCATTCATTGGTCTTTTCGGCGCGCAGGCGGTGGTCAATCACCAGTGCCTGGGTGCGCCATTGCTCGGGCGTGGTGAACACGCCGGGCAGGGCGGCCACGGCCGGGTCCAGCACCGCATTGGTCACGGTGGGGCTGCCCTTCTTGTCCGCCGCGATGGCTGCCTGGATTTGCGGATCGAGGCAGGTGTTCACGAATTGATAGGCCAGCTCCTGCCGGCGGCTGCCGCGCATGATGGAGACGCAATCCACCCCCAGCACCGCGCCCTCACGCGGGATCGCGAGGCGCAGATTGACACCTTGCGAGGCCATGTGGTGCGCGTTCATCGAGAGGATGACCTGCACCGGCGTCTCGCCCGAGGCGATCAGCTGCTGGCTGTTCGCGTCATTGGTGTAGAAGGCGCGGAAATTGGGGCGCAGCGCGCGCAGCCGGGCCTGGCCGCGCTCCCAGGTCGCGGCATCGCCGCCTTCCAGGATGGCAGCGACCACCATGATGTGCGAGGGGTCGAAATCCGGTGCCGCCAGCTTGTTCACCAGCGCGGGGGACCAGAGATCGGCCCAGGAGCCGAAGCTCACGCCGGGCAGCAGATCAGGCCGGTAGCCGATGGTGTAGACATAGGCCCAGGTGCCGATATGCCCTGGGCTGATCTTCGCCTGCTCCACCAGATTGGCGGCGTTAGGGATCTTCGACATGTCGAGCGTCTCGTAGAGCCCGTCATTCTGATAGAGCCAGCCGATATGCGAGGTGGTGAAGTTCAGATCACTCTCGGGATTGCCGCGGGCCAGGCGCGCGCGGTTCAGCCGGTCAATCGTGCCGCCGGTCTGGAACTCGACGGTCGCACCCGTATCGGCAGTGAATTTCCGGGCGATGATGTTCTGCACCATGTCCCGCCAGGAGCCGCCCCAGACGGAGACGGAAATGCGGTTGGCCTGGGCATTGGCGATGGCAGGCGCTGCGAGCATTCCGGCGCCCAGAAGGGCACCTTGCCGGCGAGTGATCTGAACCATGGTCCGTCTCCTGTTCCGAAGCTGGTGTGGGTTAAGCAAGTGTCGTGCCGCGCTCTTGAAAAGGCGCGGCACGACCAGGTCTTCACCCGCGCTCGGGCGGGATCTCGGCGATGATATCAATCTCCATCATGTATTCCGGCTTGGCCAACCCGTTCACGATGATGCCCGTGCTGACCGGATAGACGCCCTTCAGCCAGCGCCCGATCACGCGATACACCGGCTCGCGATAGGCGCGGTCGGTGATGTAGATCACGATCTTGCACACATGGCTGAGATCGGAGCCCGCCTCCTTCAGCAGGATTTCGGCGCAGCGCATCGCGTTCTCGGCCTGGGCCGCCGCATCCCCCACGCCGACCAGCTTGCCGTCCAGGTCCATCGCGGTCTGGCCGCGCAGATAGACGGTGTCGCCGGCGCGCACCGCCATGCAGACATCGTTGTCGAGCGACTGCTCGGGATAGGCTTCCTTCGTGTTGAAGGGGCGGATGCGGGTGTGGGTCGGCATCAATGGGTCTTCCCGCCCAGCACGCGGTCCGACAGCCCCGCGCTGTTGCGCACGAAATCCAAGGGGCCCGAGAAGTCGAAGCTCTTATAGACGGCGGCCAGGTGATTGAAGTGCGGCGCCTGCGCGAATTGCACGAAAGCGAGGCGGTGGCCTGCATAATCGCTGTTCAGCAGATCGCGCGCAAAGGCGAGCAGCTTGCGGCGATCCTCCGCCCCCCATTCCTTGTTCAGCGTGTAGAATTTCTGCAGCCAGTTCCCCGCCCCGCCATTGAACTGCGCCGCATCGGGTGTCACGCAGATCTGCCCGCCGATCAATTCGCGCGCCGTGTGCATCATCACCGGCAATTGGCTGCAGGCCAGCACGCGCCCGGCATAGAGGATGGACTGGTTCGGCATCAGCAGCCCGGCCGGCGAGCGCTCGGCCGTCGCGATGGACGCAATCAGATGCGCGCGAATGCCCTCGCGGTAGCAGACCAGATCGGCCAGCTTCTCCTGCACGGCCTGCAGCTTCTCAAGCCCGGTCTGCTTCGCGTTCCACATGGCCGCACCGATCATCATGTCGGCCGTGTAGAGAACGCGCAGCACATAGGGGAAAGCGCTGTAGCGGTGCAGGGTGGCGCGCACCTGCTGGGCGGCGGCCGTGTGGCGGTAGAAAAACACATCCTCCCAGGGGATCAGCACGTCATCCAGCACCATCAACGCCTCCACCTCGTCAAAGCGCGAGGCGAGGGGGATGTCCGCCGGATTGCCCTTGGTGGCGAAGGGCGCGCGGCAGATATGCTTCACGCCCGGCGCCCCCATCTTCACGATGCAGCCGACCGCGTGGATGCTCTCCTTCTCATCGGTCCAGGCGCCGACGGTGGGCTTCAGATAGGCCTGATCCGCATAGGGCGAGGCGGTCTCGAATTTCGCGCCGCGGATGACGATGCCGGCATCGGTTTCGCGCACCACGCGGATCATCATGTCCGGGTCGCGCTGATCCACGGGCACCGAGCGGTCGCCCTTCGGGTCGGTGTTGGCGGAGACGTGGAAGATGTCCTTCTCCACCACACGGCGGATGTGGCGATCAATATTGTCGGCGAAGCGCGGATCGATCTGGGCCAGGATGTCGCGGCCATCCTGGAGGGACCACATCTCGCCCACCGTCTCGTCACCGAGGCGCGTGGCAACGCCGCCGATATCCTTCAGCAGCAGGTCCACGCTGGCCCATTTGCGGTGCCAATCCTCCTGCGTGGTGGGGGGCTGCTGGAAGACGCTGTGGCGCTCATTGTTCTCGACATAGGTCAGCGCCGCCTGGTGCTTCTCCTCATGCTGCATGTCGTACATGCGGGCCTTCACATCCACGATGGGCTTGAGGGCGGGATGCGTCGTCACATCCGCCACGCGTTCGCCATCGATCCAGACCTCGCGGCCGTCGCGCAGGCCCTCGCGGTATTGGTTGCCCGTACGGATCATGCATCGGCTCCTCGCTGCTGGGAGCAGCTTGCGGCAAAGCCATGTATCGGGGAAATATATTGTTCCGAGCTTTGGCATAGGAAAAACCGATGCAGATCGCCAGCCTCTCCCTGCGTTCGCTGCGCTACCTGGTGGCGGTGGCCGATGCGGGCTCCGTCACCGGGGCGGCGCGGCGGCTGCATGTCTCGCAGCCCTCGGTGTCCGAGGCGGTGGCGGCGCTGGAGGCGGAGCTTGGCGTCGCACTTCTGCTGCGCCACCACGCGCGCGGTGTCACGCTGACGCCCGCCGGCGCGCGGGTGGTGACGGAGGCGCGGCTGCTGCTGCGCCATGCCGAGGATTTCCTGCACGCCGCCGCCTCCCTCGGCGCTGAAGCCGCGGGCGAGGTTTCGATGGGCTGCTTCCTGACGCTCGCGCCCCGCTACCTGCCGGCGCTGCTGGCCGGGCTGGGCCGCGATGTGCCAGGCCTTTCCGTGCGCGTGGAGGAGGGCGACCACGGCGAAATCCTCGCCGCCCTGGAGGCCGGGCGCACCGAAATCGCGCTCACCTATGATTTCGACATGCCCGCCGTGCTGGATGTGACGCCCATCGCGCAGCTGGCGCCCGTGGCGGTGCTGCCGGCGCGGCATCGCCTGGCGCGGGGGGCGCGCGTGCGCCTGGCCGATCTGGTGGAGGAGCCGTATCTGCTGCTCGACCTGCCGCATTCGCGCGATTACTTCGCCGGGATTTTCCGCGCCGCCGGGCTTTCACCGCGCATCGCCTTTCGCTCGCGCAGCCAGGAATTGCTGCGCGGGCTGGTGGGTAACGGCCTGGGCTGGACCATCCAGAATGTGCAGCCCGAAAGCCCCTATGCGATGGATGGCAGCCGGATCACCTCATTGCCGCTCGATGCCGGGCTGCCGGCGGTGCGCCTCGTGCTGGCGGCGGCCCCGGGCCCGGCGAGCCGGCCGGCGGTGCGGGCGCTGGCGGGGTATATCCAGGCGGCGTTTCGCCGGGGCGGGATCTTCGACCCTCAATACCCCCGGACAGGGTCCACCTGATGCAAGGGCGCCTCGCCGCGCAGCACGCGGCGGATGCTTTCCGCCACATCCGCCGCCGCTGCCTCGGGGATGGTGATGGAGGCGAGATGCGGCGTGATCCGAATATTCTCCATCGCCCAGAAGGGATGCGCCGGGGGCAGGGGGGCGGTCTGGAACACATCCAGCGTCGCCTCCGCGATATGCCCGGAGCGCAGCGCCGAAAGCAGCGCCTCCTCATCCAGCAGCGCGCCACGCGCGACGTTGATGAGGTTGGCGCCGCGCGGCAGTTGCGCGAGCTCAGCCGCGCCGATCAGGCCGCGCGTGGCCGGGGTGAGGGGCAGCAGCAGCACCAGCGTATCCGCCTCGGCCAGGGCGGTCGCGAAGCCCGCCGCGCCATGCAGGCAGCGCACGCCCGAGATGGATTTGGCCGAGCGCGCCCAGCCCGTCACCGCATAGCCCATCGCGGCCAGCGCTGCAGCCGCAGCACCGCCCAGTTCGCCCAGCCCCAGCACGGAAACGCGATGCGCCCCCAGCGCGCGCGGGTGGATATAGCGCCATTCCCCCGCCCGCTGCGCCCGCTCGAACAGGTGGAAATCCCGCGCATAGCGCGTGACGGCATAGGTCACGTAGCTGCACATCAGCTGCACCATTCCTGGATCATTCAACCGGCTGATCGGGAGCGGCGGCAGGTCATCCCGCGCCACCAGTGCATCCACGCCCGCACCGAGATTCACCACCAGCTTGAGGTCCCGGAACCCCGCGAAATAACCAGGCGGCGGCTTCCAGGCCATGGCCGCCACCACGCCCTCGGGCGGGCCATTCAGGCGCAGCTCCAATTCCGGCAGATGGGCGCGCAAGGCCGCCTCCCAGGCCACGGGATCATCATGCTCGCTGTAGAAGGCGACGGGGATCACGTGCGGCATAGGTTCACCATGGCCTGGATCGCCAATTCATAGCCATGCGGCCCCAGCCCGCAAATGCTGCCCACCGCGGCCTTGGCCGTGTAGGTCTTGTTCCGGAAGGGCTCGCGCCGGTGGATGTTGGACATGTGCACCTCGATCACCGGGCCATCGAAGCTCAGTAGCGCATCCATGATGGCGATGGACGTGTAGGAGAGGCCCGCCGCATTGATGATCACGCCCTGGGCGTGGCCGCGCGCCTGCTGGATCCAGGTGATGATTTCGCCCTCATCCTGGCTCTGCCGGAAATCGAGTTCGACGCCGAGGGTTGCGGCCTTGCGGTGGCAGCGCGCGGCGATATCGGGGAAGGTTTCCTGCCCATAAGTGCCCGAGGGATCGAGGCCATAGAGATTGGCATTCGGCCCGTTGATAAAGAGCAGCTTCACGAAAGCTGGTTCTTCACGAAGCGCCCGCCCTGCATGATCACCGGCATATGCGCGCCCTGTTCCGTCAGCAGCGCGAGATCCGCCAGCGGGTCGCCCTGCACCACCAGGAGATCGGCCAGCGCGCCGGGGGCGACCACGCCGATGCGCCCCTCCTGCCGCAGCAGTGTCGCGGCAATGCTGGTGGCGCTGCGCAGGATTTCGGCGGCCGGCAGCACCTCGCGCCGGATCAGGAATTCCTCGGATTGGCGGCGATGCATGGGGCCGAGCAGGTCGGTGCCGAAGGCCATGGGCAGCCCGGCCTTGCGCATCCGCTCCAGCGATTCCAGCCCGGCCAGCCGCACATCATCAATCTTCGCCACACTCTCGGGGCCGAGGCCGAGCGCTGCACCCTCCTCCTTCAGCGCCTGGTAGGTGACCAGCGTCGGGCAGGCGATGGCGCCGGCGGTGGCAGCCTCGCGCGCCGTGGCCTCGGTGATCAGGTTGCAATGCTCCAGGCTCAGCACGCCACAGCGCACGGCGCGCGCGATGGCGGCATCGGTGTAGAGGTGGGCCGCCACATAGGTCTGCGCCATCTCCGCCTCCTCCACCGCCGCGCGCAATTCGCTTTCGGAGAAGCCGAAAAACGCGATGGGATCGGAGGGCGAGGCCACGCCGCCATTGGCCATCAGCTTGATGTAGTCGGCACCGCCCTTGATCTCCTCGCGACAGGCGCGGCGCACCTCATCCACGCCATCCACCAGCCGGCCGAGGGAGCCGAGCCGCGCCTCGAAGAAGCCGAAAGGGCGCGCATCCAGCCGCCCGCGAAAATCGCAATGCCCGCCCGTCTGGGACAGCGCCTTGCCGCAGATCGAAAGCCGTGAGCCCTCGAT from Sediminicoccus sp. KRV36 encodes the following:
- a CDS encoding amidohydrolase family protein, which encodes MILFENARLWDGLAEEARPGCSVLIEGETIREVSDRPISSSATRLDLGGRTLMPGLIDAHVHVVASLANIAANALLPDAVVAMRAGKLMREMLLRGFTTVRDLGGATLGLRMAWEEGLIEGSRLSICGKALSQTGGHCDFRGRLDARPFGFFEARLGSLGRLVDGVDEVRRACREEIKGGADYIKLMANGGVASPSDPIAFFGFSESELRAAVEEAEMAQTYVAAHLYTDAAIARAVRCGVLSLEHCNLITEATAREAATAGAIACPTLVTYQALKEEGAALGLGPESVAKIDDVRLAGLESLERMRKAGLPMAFGTDLLGPMHRRQSEEFLIRREVLPAAEILRSATSIAATLLRQEGRIGVVAPGALADLLVVQGDPLADLALLTEQGAHMPVIMQGGRFVKNQLS